One Methanocaldococcus villosus KIN24-T80 genomic window carries:
- the flaJ gene encoding archaellar assembly protein FlaJ, with protein sequence MINLLLRIGMNPRDYLFKILLPAFIVSVILFIIGFLLFKGIVFYIFSLLPSIILLSALIYPYIILDTKKNKINERLHIFISKFGTLSITDLDRKELLKILSQEKEELDELAEESRKLYVLVSKWGRSLAEACRFLSQRTPSPEFADFLDRLAYAVDSGEELKEFLIKEQDIVMDDYAAFYKRTLYSLDLYKELYVSAMTSIAFFIAFSVLVPFLMPFDFVFMSTVGLFMLIATQMGVIVLIKGKVPFDRLWHTGKEPNETDLKLRRYLIISIILTILTLIFLIITKFILRMTPFYDIPYMILVAIGLTPLAIIGVKTYLEEERVKRKEYVYPDFLRSLGDSLSARGGGLKECLKYLSHHDFGPLTRDIKRLYKRVALSIDTTKSWRFFGIESCSYLIQLFSDMFSRCLYFGGDPKLAANIISKNFRKIIQLRKSKYQNVQQFVGVIYGLGAGLALALFASLGVAYMITNLYSSLNIPETVIQIIHVAPLTNAKLVEYILYGSLIIYAIMSSILIKILDGGHKYSAFLHFVIIVWICSLVAYGTKLLVLKVLGMSMPIY encoded by the coding sequence ATGATAAATTTACTTTTAAGAATTGGAATGAATCCTAGGGATTATTTATTCAAAATTTTGTTGCCTGCTTTTATTGTATCTGTTATTTTATTTATTATAGGGTTTTTATTGTTTAAAGGGATAGTATTTTACATATTTTCACTTTTACCTTCTATTATACTTTTATCAGCTTTAATTTATCCATATATTATTTTAGACACTAAAAAGAACAAAATTAATGAAAGATTACATATATTTATATCAAAGTTTGGAACACTTTCTATTACTGACTTAGATAGGAAAGAACTTTTAAAAATACTTTCACAAGAAAAGGAAGAACTTGATGAATTAGCTGAAGAATCTAGAAAACTTTATGTTTTAGTTTCTAAATGGGGTAGGTCTTTAGCAGAAGCTTGTAGGTTTTTATCTCAAAGAACACCAAGCCCAGAATTTGCTGATTTTTTGGATAGATTAGCATATGCTGTAGATAGTGGTGAGGAATTAAAGGAGTTCTTAATTAAAGAACAAGATATAGTTATGGATGATTATGCAGCATTTTACAAAAGGACTCTATATTCTTTAGATCTATATAAAGAGCTTTATGTTAGTGCGATGACATCTATAGCTTTCTTTATAGCATTTTCAGTCCTTGTTCCATTTTTAATGCCATTTGATTTTGTCTTTATGTCCACAGTAGGACTGTTTATGTTAATAGCTACACAAATGGGAGTTATTGTATTGATCAAAGGAAAAGTACCATTTGATAGATTATGGCATACTGGAAAGGAACCAAATGAAACAGATTTAAAATTAAGAAGATATCTAATTATTTCAATAATTTTAACAATATTAACTTTAATATTTTTAATTATAACAAAATTTATATTAAGAATGACACCATTTTATGATATTCCATATATGATTTTAGTAGCTATAGGGTTAACTCCATTAGCTATTATAGGGGTAAAAACTTATTTAGAAGAGGAAAGAGTAAAAAGGAAAGAATATGTTTATCCTGACTTTTTAAGATCATTAGGAGATTCATTAAGTGCTAGAGGGGGAGGTTTAAAAGAGTGTTTGAAATATCTCTCACATCATGACTTTGGACCATTAACAAGGGATATTAAAAGGTTGTATAAAAGAGTGGCTTTAAGTATTGATACAACAAAATCTTGGAGATTTTTTGGGATAGAGTCTTGTAGCTATTTAATTCAGCTTTTTTCTGATATGTTTTCAAGATGTTTATATTTTGGAGGAGATCCAAAATTAGCAGCTAATATTATTAGCAAAAACTTCCGTAAAATCATACAGCTTAGAAAATCAAAATATCAAAATGTTCAGCAATTTGTTGGGGTAATATATGGTTTAGGAGCTGGATTAGCTTTAGCATTGTTTGCTTCATTAGGAGTAGCATACATGATTACTAACCTTTACAGCTCTTTAAATATTCCTGAAACCGTCATACAGATTATACATGTTGCTCCACTAACTAATGCTAAGTTGGTAGAATATATTTTATATGGATCATTAATAATATATGCAATTATGTCATCAATTTTAATAAAAATTTTAGATGGAGGGCATAAATATTCAGCATTTTTGCATTTTGTTATAATAGTATGGATATGTTCATTAGTAGCCTATGGTACAAAACTATTGGTTTTAAAGGTATTAGGAATGTCTATGCCAATATATTAA